Proteins encoded within one genomic window of Conchiformibius steedae:
- a CDS encoding roadblock/LC7 domain-containing protein: protein MHAQLLTSILSDLNSSSADITASAVISTDGLPIAHMLPRNIDADRIGAMSAALLALGNRTAQELSCGELEQVIVKGRLGYTLLIQAGGTNVLCLTARETAKLGLILLDARRAARSIVDVTK, encoded by the coding sequence ATGCATGCACAACTTTTAACTTCCATATTGAGTGATTTGAACAGCTCTTCGGCAGATATTACCGCATCGGCCGTGATTTCTACCGACGGCTTGCCTATTGCCCACATGCTTCCGCGCAACATTGATGCCGACCGTATCGGTGCCATGTCTGCCGCATTGCTGGCACTGGGTAACCGCACCGCGCAAGAACTTTCTTGCGGCGAACTGGAACAAGTCATTGTAAAAGGGCGTTTGGGTTATACCCTGCTGATTCAGGCAGGTGGAACCAATGTTTTATGCTTAACCGCGCGTGAAACGGCAAAACTCGGTTTGATTCTGCTGGATGCCCGCCGCGCCGCCCGCAGCATTGTAGATGTTACCAAATAA
- the rpsP gene encoding 30S ribosomal protein S16, whose amino-acid sequence MVVIRLARGGSKKRPFYNIIVADSRARRDGRFIERVGFYNPVANEKQERVRLHSDRLNHWIGQGAQLSDAVAKLVKGQAAA is encoded by the coding sequence ATGGTAGTTATCCGTTTGGCCCGTGGCGGCTCTAAAAAACGTCCTTTTTACAACATCATCGTAGCCGACAGCCGCGCCCGCCGCGACGGTCGTTTTATTGAGCGCGTGGGTTTTTACAACCCCGTTGCCAATGAAAAACAAGAGCGCGTGCGTCTGCACAGCGACCGTTTGAACCACTGGATTGGTCAAGGCGCACAATTGAGTGATGCCGTTGCCAAATTGGTTAAAGGTCAAGCAGCCGCCTAA
- a CDS encoding MBL fold metallo-hydrolase, with amino-acid sequence MALNIKIIPVTPYEQNATLLWDDASKEAVLVDVGGDVPVLWAQLQELGLTLKEIWLTHGHLDHTGGVVEMLKLADVPVIGPHREDLFLLESLPETTRAYAKHGFAFSPSFVPSRWLEEGEQVRLGDYVFEVLHIFGHTPGHVVFYCESEKLLIAGDTLFKESVGRTDFPRSDPQGLLDNIRTKLYTLPDDVRVLPGHRETTTIGYEKQHNPYVRG; translated from the coding sequence ATGGCTTTAAATATCAAAATTATTCCCGTTACCCCTTATGAACAAAACGCTACTTTGTTGTGGGATGATGCCAGCAAAGAAGCGGTTTTGGTGGATGTGGGGGGCGATGTGCCTGTATTGTGGGCGCAGTTACAGGAATTGGGTTTAACATTAAAAGAGATTTGGCTGACGCATGGTCATTTAGACCATACGGGTGGGGTGGTGGAAATGCTGAAATTGGCAGATGTGCCAGTGATTGGTCCGCACCGTGAAGATTTGTTTTTGCTGGAAAGCCTGCCTGAAACCACTCGTGCTTATGCGAAACATGGTTTTGCGTTCTCACCGTCTTTTGTTCCCAGCCGTTGGTTGGAAGAGGGGGAGCAGGTGCGTTTGGGGGATTATGTATTTGAGGTTTTACATATTTTCGGGCATACACCAGGGCATGTGGTATTTTATTGTGAATCAGAGAAATTACTGATTGCGGGGGATACGCTGTTTAAGGAAAGTGTTGGGCGTACCGATTTTCCGCGCAGCGACCCACAGGGTTTATTAGATAATATCCGTACCAAACTTTATACTTTACCTGATGATGTGCGTGTGTTACCGGGGCATCGTGAGACAACCACCATTGGTTATGAAAAACAACATAATCCTTATGTTCGCGGATAA
- a CDS encoding GTP-binding protein, whose translation MVENKIVFTGPVGVGKTTAIAALSDEPPIQTDANASDMTAVRKGYTTVAMDYGLIQLDENTKVHLYGTPGQERFDFMWDILSQGSMGLVLLLDNTRANPLKDLKFFLDSFADLLKTAPVVIGVTKMDIRAVPGIDVYQKYLAQHNMVAPVFEVDARNEEDVKQLVTAMLFQIDPGLEV comes from the coding sequence TTGGTAGAAAACAAAATTGTATTTACAGGTCCTGTCGGTGTGGGCAAAACCACCGCGATTGCCGCCTTGTCGGACGAGCCGCCGATTCAAACCGATGCCAACGCATCGGATATGACCGCCGTGCGCAAGGGCTACACCACCGTGGCAATGGACTATGGTCTGATTCAGTTAGATGAAAACACCAAAGTGCATTTGTACGGCACGCCCGGTCAAGAGCGTTTTGATTTTATGTGGGATATTTTAAGTCAGGGCAGCATGGGTTTGGTGCTGCTGCTGGACAATACCCGTGCCAATCCGCTTAAAGATTTGAAGTTCTTTTTGGACTCTTTTGCCGATTTGCTCAAAACCGCCCCTGTGGTTATCGGTGTGACCAAAATGGACATCCGCGCCGTGCCAGGTATTGATGTGTACCAAAAATACTTGGCGCAGCACAATATGGTAGCCCCCGTGTTCGAGGTGGACGCGCGAAACGAGGAAGACGTTAAACAATTGGTAACAGCCATGCTGTTTCAAATCGACCCCGGTTTAGAGGTATAA
- the rimM gene encoding ribosome maturation factor RimM (Essential for efficient processing of 16S rRNA): protein MDAQNWVAMGYIKGAFGIKGWLKVKADTEFADSLLDYPEWQLRRDGSIRTVEVAEGKAVGDELQVKFVGIDDRDAAALLRGYTIEIAREAFAPAEEDEYYWADLVGMKVLNRDGVELGAVANLMDTGAHDILVVNGTFGQKLIPFVSHYIDDVNAETGVITADWGADY from the coding sequence ATGGACGCACAAAACTGGGTGGCAATGGGCTATATTAAAGGCGCATTTGGTATTAAAGGCTGGCTGAAAGTCAAAGCCGATACCGAATTTGCCGATAGTCTGCTTGACTATCCCGAATGGCAATTGCGCCGTGATGGCAGCATCCGCACGGTTGAAGTGGCGGAAGGCAAAGCAGTAGGCGATGAATTGCAAGTTAAATTTGTCGGGATTGACGACCGCGATGCCGCTGCATTATTGCGCGGCTATACCATTGAAATCGCCCGTGAAGCTTTTGCACCTGCCGAGGAAGACGAGTATTATTGGGCGGATTTGGTCGGTATGAAAGTGCTGAACCGCGATGGGGTGGAATTGGGCGCAGTCGCCAATCTGATGGATACTGGCGCACACGATATTTTGGTGGTAAACGGTACATTCGGGCAAAAACTGATTCCGTTTGTGTCGCATTATATTGATGATGTCAATGCCGAAACCGGTGTGATTACCGCTGATTGGGGTGCAGATTACTGA
- the alr gene encoding alanine racemase encodes MRPLLCEIRLNRLRENYHTLKQLHGGKLLAVVKADAYGHGAVRCAQALDDIADGFAVAMLEEALLLRENGIHKPIVLLEGVFEANEYAQVEQWDLWPVIHHQAQLESFLAHAWQSPRTVWLKMDSGMHRAGFFPHNYAAAYTALQQSPHVAEIIKMSHFACADETDRAMTELQTETFDLACEGLAGAESLANSAAILDYPPSHRDWGRAGLALYGISPFGGNDARLKPVMRLSTRVFAERVLQPHEPVGYGATFYTKRSSRIGLIACGYGDGYPRHASTDTPIAADGERTRIVGRVSMDMMTVELKHGGIGSEIELFGDTVHVNEIAAAAGTLAYEIVCNIKRAQRIYSE; translated from the coding sequence ATGCGCCCCCTGCTTTGCGAAATCCGCCTCAACCGTTTGCGCGAAAACTATCATACTTTGAAACAATTACACGGCGGCAAGCTGTTGGCGGTCGTCAAAGCCGATGCCTACGGACACGGTGCCGTGCGCTGCGCCCAAGCCTTGGACGACATCGCAGACGGTTTTGCCGTGGCAATGTTGGAAGAAGCCTTGCTGTTGCGCGAAAACGGCATTCACAAACCGATTGTACTGTTGGAAGGCGTGTTTGAAGCCAACGAATATGCACAAGTAGAACAATGGGATTTGTGGCCCGTGATTCATCATCAGGCACAATTGGAAAGTTTTTTGGCACACGCTTGGCAGTCGCCGCGTACCGTTTGGCTGAAAATGGACAGCGGCATGCACCGCGCAGGCTTTTTTCCGCACAACTACGCCGCCGCCTATACCGCCTTGCAACAAAGCCCGCACGTCGCCGAAATCATCAAAATGAGCCACTTTGCCTGCGCCGACGAAACCGACCGTGCCATGACCGAATTACAAACCGAAACCTTTGATTTAGCATGTGAAGGTTTAGCAGGCGCAGAAAGTTTGGCAAATTCTGCCGCAATTTTGGACTACCCACCCTCACACCGCGACTGGGGACGCGCAGGACTGGCACTCTATGGTATTTCCCCGTTTGGCGGCAACGATGCCCGTCTCAAACCCGTGATGCGTCTCAGCACCCGCGTATTTGCCGAACGCGTTTTACAACCACACGAACCCGTAGGCTACGGCGCAACCTTCTACACCAAACGCTCCAGCCGCATCGGACTAATTGCCTGCGGTTACGGCGACGGCTACCCCCGCCATGCAAGTACCGATACCCCCATTGCCGCAGACGGCGAACGCACCCGTATTGTCGGGCGCGTATCCATGGACATGATGACCGTAGAACTCAAACACGGCGGCATCGGCAGCGAAATTGAATTGTTTGGCGACACCGTACATGTCAATGAAATCGCCGCTGCCGCAGGCACACTTGCCTACGAAATCGTCTGCAACATCAAACGCGCCCAACGGATTTATAGCGAATAA
- a CDS encoding cytochrome-c peroxidase: MQTTSILRYGALLAVLAAAACSPENNTKSVKPNPEEIELLTQAQGIFQPLPSFEEANKEHHLNDEQVKLGQQLWYDTRLSLGNDISCNTCHLLTTHGVDNKPTSPGHNGAPGVRNSPTVLNAFLLKTQFWDGRAPNIEEQAKHPIINPIEMAMPNHEKVERKIAAIPGYVKQFQSAYAQNGGKVSINNIAHALGAFQRTLLTPSRWDSYLKGDTNALNEQEKRGIKSFINNGCVACHSGVTLGGDLFQKFGLVKGPYWDLIHSKNRDEGVFDITKKEEDRFVFRVAGLRNVGKTAPYFHNGSIADLGEAVSIMGEAQLGKTLSKQDVDDIVAFLHSTTGEVPKEALQVPKLPE; this comes from the coding sequence ATGCAAACCACTTCTATTTTACGATATGGGGCTTTGTTGGCAGTATTGGCTGCTGCCGCGTGTTCGCCCGAAAATAATACGAAATCTGTGAAACCGAATCCTGAAGAGATTGAGCTGCTGACACAGGCGCAGGGTATTTTTCAGCCTTTACCCAGCTTTGAGGAAGCCAATAAAGAGCATCATTTGAATGATGAGCAGGTAAAACTGGGACAGCAGCTTTGGTATGACACGCGTTTGTCGCTGGGCAACGATATCAGTTGCAATACCTGCCATCTGCTGACTACGCATGGTGTGGATAACAAACCCACCAGCCCCGGACACAATGGCGCGCCTGGGGTTCGCAATTCGCCTACGGTATTAAATGCGTTTTTATTAAAAACGCAATTTTGGGACGGACGCGCACCCAATATAGAAGAACAAGCCAAACATCCTATTATTAATCCGATTGAAATGGCAATGCCAAATCATGAGAAAGTGGAGCGCAAAATTGCCGCCATTCCGGGTTATGTGAAGCAATTTCAATCAGCTTACGCCCAAAACGGCGGTAAGGTCAGCATTAATAATATCGCGCACGCTTTGGGGGCGTTTCAACGGACGCTGCTGACACCAAGCCGTTGGGACAGTTATCTGAAAGGCGATACGAATGCTTTGAACGAGCAGGAAAAACGCGGAATTAAGTCGTTTATCAACAATGGTTGTGTGGCATGCCATTCGGGGGTAACGCTGGGTGGGGATTTGTTTCAAAAATTCGGTTTGGTAAAAGGACCTTATTGGGATTTGATTCACAGTAAAAACCGTGATGAAGGGGTATTTGACATCACCAAGAAAGAGGAAGACCGTTTTGTGTTCCGCGTGGCGGGTTTGCGTAATGTGGGTAAAACTGCACCTTATTTTCATAACGGCAGCATCGCGGATTTGGGCGAAGCGGTGTCGATTATGGGTGAGGCACAATTGGGCAAGACACTGAGCAAGCAGGATGTGGACGATATTGTGGCGTTTTTGCACAGCACCACGGGCGAAGTGCCGAAAGAGGCTTTACAAGTGCCGAAGCTGCCTGAATAA